The following nucleotide sequence is from Pseudonocardia abyssalis.
AAGCTGGGCTTCACCTCGCGCAGCCAGATCGCGGCCTGGGCCTCGCCGCGGATGAGCACCACGGTGAGTGATGCGGCTCATGTCGCGCCGCCGCTGCGCTCCTAGCGTCCTGCGTGACGGCCGGGTCCACCGGCCGCGGAGCAGCCAGGAGGCCGCCATGTCCTACGTCACCGTCGTCGACGACTCGCCCGCCGGCTCGATCGAGAACCTCGACCGGTTGATGACCGAGATCCTGCCCGACCCGGAGGGCCTCGCCGCCCGCTACGCCGGCACGGTGGACGGCAAGCTGTGCATCGTCGCCGTCTGGGACTCCCGCGAGCACGCCGAGACGTTCATGGAGCGCGACCTCGGCCCCGGTCTGCGGCAGCTCCTGGGTGGCGCCGCCCCCACCTCCGCGCCGGGGTCGGTGGGGATCGAGATCGAGCACAGCTGGGTGCGCTGATCAGGCTCGGTTCGGGGCGGTTCCCGGGCGCGTGGCGAGGGGGACGAGCTCCTCGTAGTCCCACGGCACGGGCCGCACGCGGACGAACTCGCCGGTGTACGGGGCCTCGACCATCTGGTCGTCGCCGATGTACATGGCGACGTGGTGGATGGTCCGGGGGTCGTTGCGGTCGGTGGCGTAGAACAGCAGGTCACCGGGCTGCATCTCGCGGACGGGGAGATGCCCGCCCGCGTTGTACTGGTCGCGCGAGACCCGCGGCAGCGTGATCCCGGCCTCGCGGAACGCGGCGACGAGCAGCCCGGAGCAGTCCCAGCGGTCGGGCCCGTTGCCGCCCCACAGGTAGGGCGAGCCGACCTCGGCGAGGGCGAAGGAGATCGCGGTGCCGGCCACGCCGTCGGCGAGCACGGCGGTGGGCCGGCAGCCGATCGGGTCGGCCACGTCGGCGAGTCCCTGCACCAGCTCCGCGGCCAGGTTCTCCCACTTCGCGTAGGCGTTGGGGAACGCGGAGCGCTGCACGGTCTGCGCGGCGACGGTGACCGGCATCGTGTCCCAGCCCGGCACCTCGAGCAGCCGCTCGATGAAGATCGTCGTGCTGTAGATCGGGTCGGTGACCTGGGCCGGGCTCCCCCACCCCTGCGACGGGCGCTGCTGGAACAGTCCGAGGGAGTCCCGGTCGCCGTAGTCGATGTTGCGCAGCGTCGACTCCTGCATCGCCGTGGCCAGCGCCACCAGCCAGGCCCGCGGCGGGGCGCCCATCCCCCGGGCGACGCCGATGATCGTGGCGGCGTTGGTGCGCTGCTCGTCGGACAGGGTGGCCGCCGTGGTGCCGCCCGCCCCGCCCGCGAGCGTCACGCCGCCGCGCAGCCCGGCGTCGCAGGATCCGGTCTGGGTCGTCGACCGGGCCCCGCCGCCGTTGACGGTGAACGCGATCAGGCTGACGACCAGCACCAGACCGAGTGCGGCGAACACCGCGACCGCCGGGACGAGCAGGCGCACCGGCCGCAGCAGGCGCACGTCAGGCCGCCCGGTCGTAGCCGGAGACCCGCCAGTCGCCCGCCTCGGTGCGCACCACGAGGACGAGCAGTGTCAGGGCGTCGGTGGGGACCTCCACGTCGACGGAGCTCGCGGCGACCCGCACCGCCCGCGCCGGCCCGGTGACGACGGTGGCCGGCACCGCGCCCGGGTCGACGGTGGCGAGCACGCCGAGGTACTCCTCGGTGGTGAACGGGCGCAGGCCCTCGATCCACCGGTCCGCGGGGGTGCCGTCGGGTGGGCGGATCCACGCGGCCGACCAGCTCGCGGCGGCCTGCAGGGCGGCCGCGGGGGCGCTGGAGACGGGCAGCGAGGTGGGGGCGAGCTCGGAGACCGGGGGCAGCGCGGTCGGGACCGGGGTGCCCGGCGCGCGGGTCGACCGGGTGCTGCCGGGAGCGGTGGCGTTCGTGCCCGTCGTCGTGACGCCGGCGGGCGCCGGTTCGGGAGGGTTGATCGCGGTGAGCGCCGTGCTGATGCCCAGCACCACGGCGAGGGCCGCCACCCCGGAGACCGCGAGCCGGGCGGGGGATCGCAGCGGCCACTGCCACAACGCCCGGTAGGCCGCAACGCGGCCGCGCGGGGACCTAATCGGCACGGCCGCCGCCGGTCCGGTCGTAGACGGGGCCGGAGTAGCCGCGCGTCGGCGGGCGGTAGATGCGGTAGACGGGTACGCCGTCGACGATCTCGGCCTGCACCGGGCGGGCGGCCCCCGGGCGCATCGGCGAGGAGTCGGGCCTGCGGTAGATCGTGCGGTCGTCGACCTCTCCGGGCTCCGACCAGCGAGGTGACGCCCCCGAGCCCCCGACCCCGCCGCCACCCGACGGCAGCGCCGGGCGCCGCGCGCCGGGCACGAGCGTGGGCGTGGACGGGATCTCGATCTCGGTACGGGGCCGCCCGACTCGCTCGGCGGTGGCCCGCACGCGCATCGGCGCCTCGGCCTCGGGGCGGCTGCCGCCACCGACGGTGGCCCCGGCCGCGGCGCCGCGACGCTCGTCCCACCAGCGCGACTGGCGGTCGTCCTCCGGACCGCCGCGCATCCGCTGCCAGACCCGCGACATCGGCCCGGAACCGGCGCCCGGCACGATCCCGCCGAACTGCTCACGGGTGAGCGAGACCATCGACACCAGCCGCCGGAACGGCCGCGCGACGGCCCACAGCACCACCGTGACGACGCCGGTGACGAGCAGCGCGAGCCACAGGTCGATCCCCGAACCGGGCCGGAACAGCGAGACGACCAGCAGTGCGTGCAGCCCCGCGAGCGCGCCCACGACCAGCGTGTTGACGATCGCCGCCCCGCCGACGCGCAGCAACGCGGGCAGGATGTCGGGCTTGAGCACCGCGACGACGGCGATCGCGGGCGCGGTCATCACCATCAGGCGCAGGATCAGCATCGCGACGAGCACGAGCACCTTGGACAGCAGCTGGAACAGCGCGATGCAGATCGCCTGCACGACGGCGAGGATCCCGGCGCCGGTGCGGCTGCCCGCCTCGCCGGTGAAGTAGGGGTAGCGGTCGCCCATCTGCTCGCCGATCGCGGCGAAGTCGGCCTTCTTCTGCTCGGCGAGCTCCAGGGTGTCGCGGCCCTCGGCGATCTCGGCCTTGGTGAAGGTCTGCGCGCGCAGCAGGTCGCGGCCCAGCTCCTGGGCCTGCGGCACGTCGGGTGCGCCGAACTCGCCGCGCAGCCAGTTCTGGTAGATCACGTTGTCGACCAGCACGGTCGGCAGCGTGTCGCGGTTGCCCAGCCCGACCTGGTCGAGGAACCCCTCCTGCATCGACGTGACGCCGTCGAGCAGCAGACCGTCGGCGGCCTTGGCCCAGTCGATCGGGGTGAGGTACGCCGCCGACCCGATGACGAGCGCCGCCACCGCGAACGCCCCGCGCCGGGCCTGCTGCGCGAGGTCGCCGCGCAGGGCGAGCATCAGCAGGATCACGGCGAGCACCGCGAGGACGGGCCCGATGAACGTGGAGAACACCGCGTCGTACATCGCGGTGGTGCCCGTCGTGATGAGGTCGTCGAGGGGGGAGAGCAGCTCCCCGCCGTCGGCGATCAGGTAGTGCGACCAGTTGACGCCGCCGACGGTGAACTTGGCGACGTTGAACGCCTGGTTGCCGAGCCACGTGTCGGTGGTGCTGGCCGGGTTGAACACCGCGGAGCCCGCACAGCCGAGGTCGTAGTTGTGCCAGAGCAGCCCGGCGTAGCCGACCTCGTCGTAGACGCTGCCCGGCTCGCCGACGCCGTAGACCGGGGGGTCGAGCGAGCCGACGAGCCCGGTGCCGGGCCGGTCGGGCTCGGGCGACTCCTTGCAGTCGAACGGCTGCGCCATCGCCGGCGTGCCGATCAGCACCGAACCACCGACGAGTGCGGTGACCACCAGCAGGGCCGCGCGACGCGACCGCGGCCGGTCGGGCCGCTCGCGTCTGCGCCGTCGATGGGCCGCGACCAGCAGGGCGGCCAGGATCACCAACCCCACCGGCAGCACGCCTGCCGGTGCCCCCATCACCTGACGGCCTCCCCGGCCGAGCGCGCCCGGTCGTGGCCGTTGCCGTTCGTGTGCGGCGCCCGGTCGTCCCCGGCGGGGCTGCCGTCGAGGTCGTCGACGAGGTCGAGCTCCTCGTCGTCGAGCAGTTCGGCGCCGGCGGGGAGGACGGGCGGCAGGTGCGGGGCGAAGTCGTCGAGGACGTCGTCGTCGGAGAGCACGTCACCGTCGGAGTACGCGTCGTCGTCGGCGAAACCGGGCCCCGCCACCAGCGTGACGGGCGGGGGCGGCTCGTCGGGAGCGCGCACCGCGGCGGGCGCGGTGGTCGGCGCGACGGGCACCCCGCGCGCGGAGACGCGGCTGGCGTCGGGGTTGGTGTCGAGCGCGGCGCGCACGTGCTCCAGGTGCGGGCCCTCGAGGTCGATGCGGATCTTCTCGACGCCGCCGTGACCGTCGGCGAAGACGAACTGCCGCGGCGTGTCGTCGGGACGGTCGTCGTGGCGCGGGCGCGGCGAGAGCGTGCCGAGCATCTGCTCGTAGCCGACGCCGGTGGGCACCTTGAGCAGGCGCAGTGCCTCGTCCTGGGCCTCGCCGTCGTCGGTGCGGCCCACGAACACGGCGTTGACCAGCGACGCGAAGCCCGACACCCGCAGCAGGTCGCCGGCGAGCTGCGAGGCGAACAGCGCGCGCACGTTGAACTTGCGGGAGTCGCGGGCGAGGCGGTCGATGAGGACCTTGCCGGTGGGCACCTGCGAGAGGAAGTGCGTCTCGTCGAGCGCCACGCCCTTGCGCAGGTTGCGGTCGGCCTCGTAGATGGTGCGTTGGGTGAGCCAGGACGCGAGGTTGAGCAGCTCGACGGCCAGCGACTCCCCGTCGGTCCACTCCTCGCGCGGGCTGCCCGGGCGGGGCAGCGTCATGCCCTGCATCGTCAGCACCGTGAGCCGGTAGTCGCGGTCGGCGTGCCACGGGTCGTCGCGGGTGGTGTCGGGGAACAGCAGTGCGGCCTGCGGCAGCTCGCGGCGCTCCTCCAGGAAGTCGGCGACGACCCCGGCGTGCTCCTCGCCGTCGCGGGCGTGGCGGCGCAGGGCGTCGATGACGAGCCCGGGGTGGCGGTCGTTCGCGCCACCCACCTCGCGCACGGCGCGCAGCAACACGATCCGGGTGTGCGGCATCCGCGAGATGTCGTAGGGCAGCAGGCCGGTGAGGACGTCGAGCACGAGACGCCTGCGGGTGGCCGCGGCCAGTGATCGCTCGCGGCGCCACGCCCGCTCGGGGTCCTCCTCGTCGACGAAGTGG
It contains:
- a CDS encoding C40 family peptidase, which produces MRPVRLLVPAVAVFAALGLVLVVSLIAFTVNGGGARSTTQTGSCDAGLRGGVTLAGGAGGTTAATLSDEQRTNAATIIGVARGMGAPPRAWLVALATAMQESTLRNIDYGDRDSLGLFQQRPSQGWGSPAQVTDPIYSTTIFIERLLEVPGWDTMPVTVAAQTVQRSAFPNAYAKWENLAAELVQGLADVADPIGCRPTAVLADGVAGTAISFALAEVGSPYLWGGNGPDRWDCSGLLVAAFREAGITLPRVSRDQYNAGGHLPVREMQPGDLLFYATDRNDPRTIHHVAMYIGDDQMVEAPYTGEFVRVRPVPWDYEELVPLATRPGTAPNRA